From a single Micromonospora pallida genomic region:
- a CDS encoding OB-fold nucleic acid binding domain-containing protein — protein MVTDEGRVSLRRLLRRLTADEAEIEAQELRRESAQCGGIPARQCRRGQVVSVSGRLRTVVYTPRTNLPTLEADLYDGSDVVTLVWLGRRHIVGIEPGRHLTARGRVAVRDDRKVIYNPYYDLEPPR, from the coding sequence ATGGTGACCGACGAAGGTCGGGTGTCGCTGCGTCGCCTGCTGCGCCGGCTCACCGCCGACGAGGCCGAGATCGAGGCGCAGGAACTGCGCCGGGAGAGCGCCCAGTGCGGCGGCATCCCCGCGCGGCAGTGCCGGCGCGGGCAGGTCGTGTCGGTGTCCGGCCGATTGCGTACCGTGGTCTACACGCCCCGGACGAACCTGCCGACCCTGGAGGCCGACCTCTACGACGGCAGCGACGTGGTGACCCTGGTCTGGCTCGGCCGCCGGCACATCGTCGGCATCGAGCCCGGCCGGCACCTCACCGCGCGGGGGCGGGTGGCCGTGCGGGACGACCGTAAGGTCATCTACAACCCGTACTACGACCTCGAGCCGCCACGGTGA
- a CDS encoding DUF3159 domain-containing protein: MTTGQQPAAPPQDETPDEERLPTIAEQMADQLGGWRGLVESSVPVVVFVVANIVTDLRPAIIASIGVALVIATLRLVQRRPIRHAVNGLFGIAIGAAVAWRTGDEKTFYLPGILYGIGYGLVLLGSAALRQPLVGWIWSVLAAGGKSEWRRDPRLVRTFTWLTVLWGVVWLAKVGVQAALYLADMDTALGIARLALGYPPYALLLLITVWVVRRVTHHPAPTP; this comes from the coding sequence ATGACCACTGGACAGCAGCCGGCCGCCCCGCCGCAGGACGAGACGCCGGACGAGGAACGCCTGCCGACCATCGCCGAGCAGATGGCCGACCAGCTCGGCGGCTGGCGCGGACTGGTCGAGTCCAGCGTGCCGGTGGTCGTCTTCGTGGTGGCCAACATCGTCACCGACCTGCGGCCGGCGATCATCGCGTCGATCGGGGTGGCGCTGGTGATCGCCACGCTGCGACTGGTCCAGCGTCGACCGATCCGACACGCCGTGAACGGCCTCTTCGGCATCGCGATCGGCGCGGCGGTCGCCTGGCGTACCGGCGACGAGAAGACCTTCTACCTGCCCGGCATTCTCTACGGCATCGGGTACGGGCTGGTGCTGCTCGGCTCGGCCGCCCTCCGGCAACCGCTGGTCGGCTGGATCTGGTCGGTGCTGGCCGCCGGCGGCAAATCCGAGTGGCGGCGGGACCCCCGGCTGGTGCGGACCTTCACCTGGCTGACCGTGCTCTGGGGCGTGGTCTGGCTGGCCAAGGTGGGCGTGCAGGCGGCCCTCTACCTCGCCGACATGGACACCGCCCTGGGCATCGCCCGGCTGGCGCTCGGCTACCCGCCGTACGCGTTGCTCCTGCTGATCACCGTCTGGGTGGTCCGCCGCGTGACCCACCACCCCGCCCCCACCCCCTGA
- a CDS encoding anhydro-N-acetylmuramic acid kinase: MRALTIVGLMSGTSYDGVDVVAAEFTLDGETLLLRPLGHRGLDYDDELRTGIGSLLPPQATTIEAVCRLDNRLGEVFAEAAAVGVELAGGRADLVVSPGQTVFHWVEAGQVRGTLQLGSPARVAARVGVPVLSDLRSADVVAGGQGAPLVPAFDALLLADAAASGPRAALNLGGIANLTVVAPDAPPLGYDIGPANALLDAAARRLLDAPCDVDGARAAAGRVHPGLLDLLLAEPYYAAPPPKSTGKELFHADYLDDRLAALGGPVPVDDVFATLTELTARTVADACDRHGVREVVAAGGGVRNPTLLRRLAALGDGRWRLRTTDELGVPAQAKEAYAFALLGWLSWHGLPGAVPSVTGARRAAVLGSWTPSGPARVAVVTPAPRRLRVTDDRFS, encoded by the coding sequence ATGCGCGCGCTCACCATCGTGGGACTGATGTCGGGCACCTCGTACGACGGGGTGGACGTGGTTGCCGCCGAGTTCACCCTCGACGGGGAGACGCTGCTGCTGCGCCCCCTCGGACACCGGGGACTCGACTACGACGACGAACTGCGTACCGGGATCGGCTCGCTGCTGCCACCGCAGGCCACCACCATCGAGGCGGTCTGCCGGCTGGACAACCGGCTCGGCGAGGTGTTCGCCGAGGCGGCGGCGGTCGGCGTGGAGCTGGCCGGCGGCCGGGCCGACCTGGTCGTCTCGCCGGGGCAGACGGTCTTCCACTGGGTCGAGGCGGGGCAGGTCCGGGGCACCCTGCAACTCGGCAGCCCGGCGCGGGTGGCCGCCCGGGTGGGCGTACCGGTGCTGAGCGACCTGCGTAGCGCAGACGTCGTCGCCGGCGGGCAGGGCGCGCCCCTGGTGCCGGCCTTCGACGCCCTCCTGCTCGCCGACGCGGCGGCCAGCGGGCCCCGGGCGGCGCTGAACCTCGGCGGCATCGCCAACCTCACCGTGGTCGCGCCGGACGCCCCGCCGCTCGGCTACGACATCGGCCCGGCGAACGCCCTGCTGGACGCGGCGGCCCGTCGCCTGCTCGACGCGCCCTGCGACGTGGACGGGGCGAGGGCGGCGGCCGGGCGGGTGCACCCCGGACTGCTGGACCTGCTGCTGGCCGAGCCCTACTACGCCGCGCCGCCGCCCAAGTCGACCGGGAAGGAACTCTTCCACGCCGACTACCTGGACGACCGGCTCGCCGCGCTGGGCGGGCCGGTGCCGGTCGACGACGTGTTCGCCACGCTGACCGAGCTGACCGCCCGGACCGTGGCCGACGCCTGTGACCGGCACGGCGTGCGCGAGGTCGTCGCCGCCGGGGGCGGGGTGCGCAACCCTACCCTGCTGCGCCGGCTGGCCGCCCTCGGCGACGGGCGGTGGCGGCTGCGCACGACCGACGAGCTGGGGGTGCCGGCGCAGGCCAAGGAGGCGTACGCGTTCGCCCTGCTCGGCTGGCTCTCCTGGCACGGCCTGCCCGGGGCGGTGCCCTCGGTCACCGGGGCGCGGCGGGCCGCGGTGCTCGGCTCGTGGACCCCGTCCGGGCCGGCCCGCGTGGCCGTCGTCACCCCGGCCCCGCGTCGGCTGCGGGTGACCGACGACCGGTTTAGCTGA
- a CDS encoding potassium channel family protein, producing the protein MHVVIMGCGRVGSTLAQNLESRGHSVAVIDQDADAFRRLSPDFAGTTVTGAGFDGDVLRQAGIERADAFAAVSSGDNSNIISARLARETFGVARVAARIYDQRRAQVYERLGIPTVATVRWTADRMLRHLVPEGNVEIFRDPTSTVSIIEVPTHKGWIGRPLRTLEGATGARTAYLTRFGIGTLPTASTVVQEGDQLFMLVTDDIAATVTAVAVAPPEGGH; encoded by the coding sequence GTGCATGTCGTGATCATGGGATGCGGCCGGGTCGGCTCGACCCTCGCCCAGAACCTGGAGTCGCGGGGACACTCGGTGGCGGTCATCGACCAGGACGCCGACGCCTTCCGGCGACTCAGTCCGGACTTCGCCGGGACCACCGTGACCGGCGCCGGGTTCGACGGGGACGTGCTGCGCCAGGCCGGCATCGAACGGGCGGACGCCTTCGCGGCGGTCTCCAGCGGCGACAACTCCAACATCATCTCCGCCCGGCTGGCCCGGGAGACGTTCGGGGTGGCCCGGGTGGCCGCCCGGATCTACGACCAACGCCGGGCGCAGGTCTACGAGCGCCTCGGCATCCCCACCGTCGCCACCGTCCGGTGGACCGCGGACCGGATGCTGCGGCACCTGGTCCCCGAGGGGAACGTGGAGATCTTCCGCGACCCGACCAGCACCGTGTCGATCATCGAGGTGCCGACCCACAAGGGCTGGATCGGCCGGCCGTTGCGAACGCTGGAGGGGGCGACCGGCGCGCGCACCGCGTACCTGACCCGCTTCGGCATCGGCACCCTGCCCACCGCCTCCACGGTGGTGCAGGAGGGCGACCAACTTTTCATGCTGGTCACCGACGACATCGCGGCGACGGTCACGGCGGTGGCCGTGGCCCCGCCGGAAGGAGGGCACTGA
- a CDS encoding DUF3710 domain-containing protein has protein sequence MIFSRKRAGSGRNARDERAAESRLGPDTEEPTASTPARGPYDISEMSDDVQRLDLGSLHIPAVAGVEVRVQADPQGVVQQVVLVHGENALQLGVFAAPRSEGIWDEVREEIRQSLFNDGAAAQEMRGEYGTELRARVRTPDGITDLRFIGVDGPRWMVRGVFQGAAAVDPAAAGPLAECLDGLVVDRGQEAKPVREPLPLRLPREVAEQHQAQAAAQAAGASPDGSGEG, from the coding sequence GTGATCTTCTCCCGAAAGCGGGCCGGTTCCGGGCGCAACGCCCGCGACGAGCGGGCCGCCGAATCCCGGCTCGGGCCGGACACCGAGGAGCCGACCGCGAGCACGCCCGCCCGCGGCCCGTACGACATCTCCGAGATGTCTGACGACGTCCAGCGGCTCGACCTGGGCAGCCTGCACATCCCGGCGGTGGCCGGGGTGGAGGTACGGGTGCAGGCCGACCCGCAGGGCGTGGTCCAGCAGGTCGTCCTGGTGCACGGGGAGAACGCGCTCCAGCTCGGCGTCTTCGCCGCACCGCGCAGCGAGGGCATCTGGGACGAGGTGCGTGAGGAGATCCGGCAGTCGTTGTTCAACGACGGGGCCGCCGCGCAGGAGATGCGGGGGGAGTACGGCACCGAGCTGCGGGCCCGGGTACGCACCCCGGACGGCATCACCGACCTGCGGTTCATCGGTGTGGACGGCCCGCGCTGGATGGTCCGGGGCGTCTTCCAGGGCGCGGCGGCGGTGGACCCGGCGGCGGCCGGCCCGCTCGCCGAGTGCCTCGACGGGCTGGTGGTCGACCGGGGACAGGAGGCGAAGCCGGTCCGCGAGCCGCTGCCGCTGCGACTGCCCCGCGAGGTCGCCGAGCAGCATCAGGCGCAGGCAGCGGCGCAGGCCGCAGGGGCATCGCCGGACGGCTCCGGCGAGGGCTGA
- a CDS encoding class I SAM-dependent RNA methyltransferase, with translation MGPEEAERIELTVGAVAPGGHCVARVDGQVVFVRHALPGERVLAEVTEVHRGFLRADAVTVLEAAAQRVEPPCPYARPGRCGGCDLQHVAPEAQREWKASVVREQLTRLGGLTGAELDALDVRVAALPGGPLGWRSRVRYAVDAAGRAGLLKHRSHEVVPVDRCLIAHPAIQDLPLLAVSGTRWPEAEAVETIASTGGDVAVTAFAEGVPTPVRGPGTVREVAVGRDWTLPATAFWQVHPAAADTLVTAVLELLEPRIGETAWDLYGGAGLFAAALADRVGPTGRVTLVESAEEGVRAARENLADLDRVEVVAARVETALARRRITGPVDVVVLDPPRSGAGARVVRDLVAAGPRAVAYVACDPAAFARDVRTFTGAGWRLAALRGFDLFPMTQHVELVGLLVPAR, from the coding sequence ATGGGGCCTGAGGAGGCCGAGCGGATCGAGTTGACCGTCGGGGCGGTCGCCCCGGGTGGGCACTGCGTGGCGCGGGTCGACGGGCAGGTGGTCTTCGTCCGGCACGCGCTCCCCGGCGAACGGGTGCTCGCCGAGGTCACCGAGGTGCACCGGGGGTTCCTCCGCGCCGACGCGGTGACCGTACTGGAGGCGGCGGCGCAGCGGGTCGAGCCGCCCTGCCCGTACGCGCGGCCGGGGCGCTGCGGTGGCTGCGACCTGCAACACGTCGCGCCCGAGGCGCAGCGGGAATGGAAGGCGTCGGTGGTGCGCGAGCAGCTCACCCGACTCGGCGGCCTGACCGGCGCGGAACTGGACGCCCTCGACGTCCGGGTGGCGGCGCTGCCCGGCGGTCCGCTGGGCTGGCGGTCCCGGGTCCGGTACGCGGTCGACGCGGCCGGTCGGGCCGGCCTGCTCAAGCACCGCTCGCACGAGGTCGTGCCGGTCGACCGCTGCCTGATCGCCCACCCGGCCATCCAGGACCTGCCGCTGCTGGCGGTCAGCGGCACCCGGTGGCCGGAGGCGGAGGCGGTGGAGACGATCGCCAGCACCGGCGGGGACGTCGCCGTCACCGCGTTCGCCGAGGGGGTCCCCACGCCGGTGCGCGGGCCGGGCACGGTCCGCGAGGTGGCCGTCGGCCGGGACTGGACGCTGCCGGCCACCGCCTTCTGGCAGGTCCACCCGGCCGCGGCGGACACCCTGGTCACGGCGGTGCTGGAGCTGCTCGAACCGCGTATCGGGGAGACCGCCTGGGACCTCTACGGCGGGGCCGGCCTCTTCGCCGCCGCGCTCGCCGACCGGGTCGGCCCGACCGGCCGGGTCACCCTGGTCGAGTCGGCCGAGGAAGGCGTCCGGGCGGCTCGGGAGAACCTGGCCGACCTGGACCGGGTGGAGGTCGTGGCGGCCCGGGTGGAGACCGCGCTGGCCCGCCGACGGATCACCGGCCCGGTCGACGTGGTGGTGCTCGACCCGCCGCGCTCCGGCGCGGGCGCGCGGGTGGTCCGCGACCTGGTCGCCGCCGGGCCGCGCGCGGTGGCGTACGTCGCCTGCGACCCGGCCGCCTTCGCCCGGGACGTGCGGACCTTCACCGGGGCCGGCTGGCGGTTGGCCGCCCTGCGCGGCTTCGACCTGTTCCCGATGACCCAGCATGTGGAGCTGGTGGGTCTGCTGGTCCCGGCTCGGTGA
- a CDS encoding APC family permease has product MARSTSLLKRLLLGRPFRSDRLQHTLLPKRIALPVFASDALSSVAYAPDEILLTLSIAGASAYLFSPWIAFAVVVVMLTVVASYRQTVHAYPSGGGDYEVATVNLGPRFGIGVASALLVDYVLTVAVSVSSGVANLGSVIPFVATHKVLVAVTAVALLTAINLRGLRESGTAFAIPTYGFIIVIVGMILTGLVRVFVLGHDLRAPSASLEVVAEWSDTTGWAMAFLLLRSFSSGCAALTGVEAISNGVPAFKQPKSRNAATTLLLLGTVSVAMLVGIVWLARLTGLQFVEDPKLQIVSGPEGYVQKTVAAQLGETIFGSGSVLLFVVVGATALILFLAANTAFNGFPVLGSILAQDRFLPRQLHTRGDRLAFSNGILFLAVFAVVLIVGFQAEVTKLIQLYIVGVFVSFTLSQAGMIRHWNRLLRTERDAQARRRKVRSRAINGFGMALTATVLVIVLITKFLLGAWIAIAAMAVIYGLMVAIRRHYDRVAVELTPDEGRPVLPARNHAVVLVSKLHQPTLRAVAYAQATRPDSLTAVTVNVDDKDTRVLQAEWERRAVPVPLTVVDSPYREITRPILNFVASIRRESPRDVVTVFIPEYVVGRWWENLLHNQSALRLKTRLLFEPGVMVTSVPWQLASSRGKNLTRFDETLSRGPARGPRVAPRSTLPPTLPPAPTAAPRERRGREADGE; this is encoded by the coding sequence GTGGCCCGTTCCACCTCGCTGCTGAAGCGACTCCTCCTCGGTCGTCCGTTCCGGTCCGACCGGCTCCAGCACACCCTGTTGCCGAAGCGCATCGCCCTGCCGGTCTTCGCCTCCGACGCGCTCTCCAGCGTCGCGTACGCCCCCGACGAGATCCTGCTGACCCTCTCCATCGCGGGCGCGTCGGCGTACCTCTTCTCCCCGTGGATCGCCTTCGCGGTGGTCGTGGTGATGCTCACCGTGGTCGCCAGCTACCGGCAGACGGTGCACGCCTACCCCTCCGGCGGCGGCGACTACGAGGTGGCCACGGTCAACCTCGGCCCCCGGTTCGGCATCGGCGTGGCCAGCGCGCTGCTGGTCGACTACGTGCTGACCGTCGCGGTGTCGGTCTCCTCCGGGGTGGCCAACCTGGGCTCGGTGATCCCGTTCGTCGCCACCCACAAGGTGCTCGTCGCGGTGACCGCGGTGGCGCTGCTCACCGCGATCAACCTGCGCGGCCTGCGCGAGTCGGGCACGGCCTTCGCCATCCCCACCTACGGCTTCATCATCGTCATCGTCGGCATGATCCTCACCGGCCTGGTCCGGGTGTTCGTGCTCGGCCATGACCTCCGCGCGCCGAGCGCCAGCCTGGAGGTCGTCGCCGAGTGGAGCGACACGACCGGGTGGGCCATGGCCTTCCTGCTGCTGCGCAGCTTCTCCTCCGGCTGCGCGGCGCTCACCGGCGTGGAGGCGATCTCCAACGGGGTGCCGGCGTTCAAGCAGCCGAAGAGCCGCAACGCGGCCACCACCCTGCTGCTGCTCGGTACGGTCTCGGTGGCCATGCTGGTCGGCATCGTCTGGCTCGCCCGGTTGACCGGCCTCCAGTTCGTCGAGGACCCGAAGCTGCAGATCGTCTCCGGCCCCGAGGGGTACGTCCAGAAGACGGTGGCCGCCCAGCTCGGCGAGACGATCTTCGGCTCCGGGTCGGTGCTGCTCTTCGTGGTGGTCGGGGCGACCGCCCTGATCCTCTTCCTGGCCGCGAACACCGCCTTCAACGGCTTCCCGGTGCTCGGCTCGATCCTCGCCCAGGACCGGTTCCTTCCCCGGCAGTTGCACACCCGGGGAGACCGGCTGGCCTTCTCCAACGGGATCCTCTTCCTGGCCGTCTTCGCGGTCGTGCTGATCGTCGGCTTCCAGGCCGAGGTGACGAAGCTCATCCAGCTCTACATCGTCGGGGTGTTCGTCTCCTTCACCCTCTCCCAGGCGGGCATGATCCGGCACTGGAACCGGCTGCTGCGTACCGAGCGGGACGCCCAGGCCCGCCGCCGGAAGGTCCGCTCCCGGGCGATCAACGGTTTCGGCATGGCGTTGACCGCGACCGTGCTGGTCATCGTGCTGATCACCAAGTTCCTCCTCGGCGCCTGGATCGCCATTGCCGCGATGGCGGTGATCTACGGACTGATGGTCGCCATCCGGCGGCACTACGACCGGGTCGCCGTGGAGCTGACCCCGGACGAGGGCCGGCCCGTGCTGCCCGCCCGTAACCACGCGGTCGTGCTGGTCAGCAAGCTGCACCAGCCGACCCTGCGGGCGGTGGCGTACGCGCAGGCCACCCGGCCGGACTCGCTGACCGCGGTGACGGTGAACGTGGACGACAAGGACACCCGCGTCCTCCAGGCCGAATGGGAGCGGCGGGCCGTGCCGGTGCCGCTGACCGTGGTCGACTCCCCGTACCGGGAGATCACCCGGCCGATCCTGAACTTCGTCGCCTCCATCCGCCGGGAGTCCCCCCGCGACGTGGTCACCGTCTTCATCCCCGAGTACGTGGTCGGCCGCTGGTGGGAGAACCTGCTGCACAACCAGAGCGCGTTGCGGCTGAAGACCCGGCTGCTCTTCGAGCCGGGGGTGATGGTGACCAGCGTGCCCTGGCAGCTCGCCTCGTCCCGGGGCAAGAACCTGACCCGGTTCGACGAGACGTTGAGCCGGGGGCCGGCCCGGGGCCCCCGGGTGGCCCCGCGCAGCACGTTGCCGCCGACCCTGCCGCCGGCGCCCACGGCGGCTCCCCGCGAGAGACGAGGCCGGGAGGCTGACGGTGAGTGA
- a CDS encoding tRNA(His) guanylyltransferase Thg1 family protein: MTNTDGLGDRMKSYEQATLTVLPRRTYTIIRVDGRAFHSYLRGAAKPYDQQFMEDMDAVAALLCEEIAGAVIAYTQSDEISVLACDFATAGTQPWFGGVAAKMVSVSAALASAALTRRRPEQTALALFDSRVFTIADPHEVANYFVWRQRDCVRNSITMAAQAQFSHKRLHGVTTGQMQELLWSEKGINWDDYPDGCKRGRVVVKVSGEREVTFTHKRTQQVETVRALRSWWEVVPAPRFTAEVDGFLASTVPVVTS; this comes from the coding sequence ATGACCAACACCGACGGCCTCGGTGACCGGATGAAGTCCTACGAGCAAGCCACCCTCACCGTCCTGCCCCGCCGCACCTACACCATCATCCGCGTGGATGGGAGGGCCTTCCACTCCTATCTACGCGGGGCCGCCAAACCCTACGACCAGCAGTTCATGGAAGACATGGACGCCGTCGCGGCACTGCTGTGCGAGGAGATAGCCGGCGCGGTGATCGCCTACACCCAGTCCGACGAGATCAGCGTGCTTGCCTGCGACTTCGCCACGGCCGGAACGCAGCCGTGGTTCGGTGGTGTGGCCGCGAAGATGGTGTCCGTGTCGGCGGCGCTGGCCTCGGCTGCGCTCACCCGTCGCCGCCCGGAGCAGACCGCGCTGGCGCTGTTCGACTCGCGGGTGTTCACCATCGCCGACCCGCACGAGGTCGCCAACTACTTCGTCTGGCGGCAGCGGGACTGCGTCCGTAACAGCATCACCATGGCCGCCCAGGCGCAGTTCTCCCACAAACGGCTGCACGGGGTGACCACCGGCCAGATGCAGGAGCTGCTGTGGTCGGAGAAGGGCATCAACTGGGACGACTATCCGGATGGTTGCAAGCGTGGCCGGGTGGTGGTGAAGGTGTCCGGGGAGCGGGAGGTGACGTTCACCCACAAACGCACCCAGCAGGTGGAAACGGTGCGGGCGCTGCGGTCGTGGTGGGAGGTCGTGCCCGCGCCGCGCTTCACCGCGGAGGTCGATGGGTTTCTCGCCTCGACGGTGCCGGTCGTCACTTCGTAG
- a CDS encoding potassium channel family protein, with the protein MRIAIAGAGNVGRSIAQELIDNGHQVMLIERQPRMLRPDRVPGADWVLADACELSSLEEAEIADCDVVVAATGDDKVNLVVSLLAKTEFAVPRVVARVNRAENEWLFTEQWGVDVSVSKPRVMAALVEEAVTVGDLVRLMTFRQGEANLVEITLPPAAPYVGQPLRDVPLPRDSALVAIVRGRRVLVPSPDDPIEAGDELVFVCTAEVEDAVRAVVLGPDSVERTRNGH; encoded by the coding sequence ATGCGCATCGCCATTGCCGGGGCGGGGAACGTGGGCCGCTCGATCGCCCAGGAGCTGATCGACAACGGCCACCAGGTGATGCTCATCGAGCGCCAGCCCCGGATGCTCCGGCCGGACCGGGTGCCGGGCGCCGACTGGGTGTTGGCGGACGCGTGCGAGCTGAGCAGCCTCGAGGAGGCCGAGATCGCCGACTGCGACGTGGTGGTCGCGGCGACCGGCGACGACAAGGTCAACCTGGTGGTCTCCCTGCTGGCCAAGACCGAGTTCGCGGTGCCCCGGGTGGTCGCCCGGGTCAACCGCGCGGAGAACGAGTGGCTCTTCACCGAGCAGTGGGGGGTCGACGTCTCGGTGAGCAAGCCGCGGGTGATGGCCGCCCTGGTCGAGGAGGCGGTCACCGTCGGTGACCTGGTCCGGCTGATGACCTTCCGGCAGGGCGAGGCGAACCTGGTCGAGATCACCCTGCCCCCGGCCGCTCCCTACGTCGGGCAGCCGCTACGGGACGTGCCGCTGCCCCGGGACAGCGCGCTGGTGGCCATCGTGCGCGGCAGGCGGGTGCTGGTGCCCAGCCCGGACGACCCGATCGAGGCCGGCGACGAGTTGGTCTTCGTCTGCACCGCCGAGGTCGAGGACGCGGTCCGCGCGGTCGTCCTCGGCCCGGACAGCGTCGAACGCACCCGCAACGGCCACTGA
- the dxs gene encoding 1-deoxy-D-xylulose-5-phosphate synthase, translated as MSVEEDTANHSRLLATVHGPQDVKRMSAEELDILAAEIRDFLIAKVSRTGGHIGPNLGVVELTIAMHRVFDSPRDRLLFDTGHQAYVHKILTGRQAGFDRLRQRGGLSGYPSQAESEHDLIENSHASTALSYADGLAKAYALRGEKRAVVAVVGDGALTGGMCWEALNNIATAGNPLVIVVNDNGRSYSPTIGGLADHLSSLRLNPGYEKILDTVKDALGSTPLVGRPMYEVLHAVKRGIKDAVAPQAMFEDLGIKYVGPVDGHDVGAVESALRAAKNFGGPVIVHAVTRKGYGYRPAEEDEADCLHGPGGAFDVETGKLVAAPSVKWTHVFADELVAIADERPDVVGITAAMAEPTGIAKLARKYPERVYDVGIAEQHAATSAAGLALGGLHPVVAVYATFLNRAFDQVLLDVAMHKLPVTFVLDRAGVTGPDGPSHYGLWDMSVFGVVPGLRIAAPRDAATLREELREAVAVDDGPTIVRFPTGAVAADLPAVRRVGPVDVLAESARTDVLLVAVGSFGQLGMEVATRVAEQGYGVTVVDPRWVRPVPAELVELAAAHRLVVTVEDGVRTGGVGNALAQALRDADVRVPLRDLGVPADWHPHGTRAQILADLGLTAQDVARDVTGWLSNLDDAAGEPVRLPAGDLRSPN; from the coding sequence ATGAGTGTTGAAGAGGACACGGCCAACCACAGCCGGCTACTGGCCACGGTGCACGGTCCGCAGGACGTCAAGCGGATGTCGGCCGAGGAACTCGACATCCTCGCCGCCGAGATCCGGGACTTCCTGATCGCCAAGGTCTCCCGCACGGGCGGGCACATCGGCCCCAACCTCGGCGTGGTGGAGCTGACCATCGCGATGCACCGGGTCTTCGACTCCCCGCGCGACCGGCTCCTGTTCGACACCGGGCACCAGGCGTACGTGCACAAGATCCTCACCGGTCGGCAGGCCGGCTTCGACCGGCTGCGGCAGCGCGGCGGCCTCTCCGGCTACCCGAGCCAGGCCGAGAGCGAGCACGACCTGATCGAGAACTCGCACGCCTCCACCGCCCTCTCCTACGCCGACGGGCTGGCCAAGGCGTACGCGCTGCGGGGCGAGAAGCGGGCCGTGGTGGCCGTGGTCGGCGACGGCGCGCTGACCGGCGGCATGTGCTGGGAGGCGCTGAACAACATCGCCACCGCCGGGAACCCCCTGGTGATCGTGGTCAACGACAACGGCCGGTCCTACTCGCCGACCATCGGCGGGCTCGCCGACCACCTCTCGTCGCTGCGGCTCAACCCCGGCTACGAGAAGATCCTGGACACCGTCAAGGACGCCCTCGGCTCGACCCCGCTGGTCGGCCGGCCGATGTACGAGGTGCTGCACGCGGTCAAGCGCGGCATCAAGGACGCGGTCGCCCCGCAGGCGATGTTCGAGGACCTCGGCATCAAGTACGTCGGCCCGGTCGACGGCCACGACGTCGGCGCGGTCGAGTCGGCGCTGCGGGCGGCGAAGAACTTCGGCGGGCCGGTGATCGTGCACGCGGTCACCCGCAAGGGCTACGGCTACCGCCCCGCCGAGGAGGACGAGGCGGACTGCCTGCACGGCCCCGGTGGCGCGTTCGACGTCGAGACCGGCAAGCTGGTCGCCGCCCCGTCGGTGAAGTGGACCCACGTCTTCGCCGACGAGCTGGTCGCGATCGCCGACGAGCGGCCCGACGTGGTGGGCATCACCGCCGCGATGGCCGAGCCGACCGGCATCGCCAAGCTGGCCCGCAAGTACCCGGAGCGGGTGTACGACGTCGGCATCGCCGAGCAGCATGCGGCCACCTCGGCCGCCGGCCTGGCCCTCGGCGGGCTGCACCCGGTGGTGGCGGTCTACGCCACCTTCCTCAACCGCGCCTTCGACCAGGTCCTGCTGGACGTGGCGATGCACAAGCTCCCGGTCACCTTCGTGCTGGACCGGGCCGGCGTCACCGGCCCGGACGGGCCGAGCCACTACGGCCTGTGGGACATGTCGGTCTTCGGGGTGGTGCCGGGCCTGCGGATCGCCGCGCCCCGGGACGCCGCCACGCTCCGCGAGGAGCTGCGCGAGGCGGTGGCCGTCGACGACGGCCCGACCATCGTCCGCTTCCCGACCGGTGCGGTCGCCGCCGACCTGCCCGCCGTGCGCCGGGTCGGCCCGGTGGACGTGCTGGCCGAGTCGGCGCGGACCGACGTGCTGCTGGTCGCGGTCGGCTCCTTCGGCCAGCTCGGCATGGAGGTCGCCACCCGGGTCGCCGAGCAGGGCTACGGGGTCACCGTGGTCGACCCGCGCTGGGTGCGCCCGGTCCCGGCGGAGCTGGTCGAGCTGGCCGCCGCGCATCGGCTCGTGGTCACCGTCGAGGACGGCGTCCGTACCGGTGGCGTCGGTAACGCGCTGGCCCAGGCGCTGCGCGACGCGGACGTCCGGGTCCCGTTGCGCGACCTCGGCGTACCGGCCGACTGGCATCCGCACGGCACCCGCGCCCAGATCCTCGCCGACCTGGGCCTGACCGCGCAGGACGTGGCCCGCGACGTCACCGGCTGGCTCTCCAACCTGGACGACGCGGCCGGCGAACCGGTGCGGCTGCCTGCGGGCGACCTCCGTTCGCCGAACTGA